A single genomic interval of Juglans regia cultivar Chandler chromosome 1, Walnut 2.0, whole genome shotgun sequence harbors:
- the LOC109018691 gene encoding probable pectinesterase 53 isoform X1, translating to MSKLRHAFYLLLLLLLFNVSPSRCHTKGFRPRNSMGKQLARNMTRTQFSEQQFMKWVKFVGKLKHTVFRTAKNKLFPSYTLTVAKHPGAGDFTSIQDAIDSLPFINLVRVVIKVHAGVYTEKVNIPQLKSYITIEGAGADKTIVQWGDTAQTPGPRGQPMGTYASATFAVNSPYFFAKNITFKNTTPVPAPGAIGKQAVALRISADTASFVGCRFLGAQDTLYDHVGRHYYKDCYIEGSVDFIFGNGLSLFEGCHVHAIAQNMGALTAQGRSSLLDDTGFSFVNCKVTGSGALFLGRAWGPFSRVVFAYTYMDNIIIPKGWYNWGDPNREMTVFYGQYKCTGPGASFAGRVSWSRELTDEEAKPFISLSFIDGSEWIKL from the exons ATGTCAAAACTAAGGCACGctttctatcttcttcttcttcttcttttgtttaacGTAAGCCCAAGTCGATGCCACACCAAAGGATTTCGACCGAGGAATTCAATGGGGAAGCAATTAGCAAGGAATATGACCCGAACCCAATTCTCAGAACAGCAATTTATGAAGTGGGTCAAGTTTGTAGGTAAACTCAAACACACTGTTTTCAGAACCGCAAAGAATAAGCTGTTCCCTTCTTACACTCTTACTGTGGCTAAACATCCGGGGGCCGGAGATTTCACATCAATTCAGGATGCGATTGATTCTTTACCATTTATCAACCTTGTGAGAGTGGTCATCAAGGTCCATGCAGGTGTTTACAC GGAGAAAGTTAACATACCGCAATTAAAATCCTACATAACCATTGAAGGAGCAGGCGCAGATAAAACAATTGTGCAATGGGGAGACACAGCCCAAACACCAGGACCAAGAGGGCAGCCCATGGGGACCTACGCTTCTGCAACTTTTGCTGTGAATTCCCCTTATTTCTTTGCCAAGAACATCACATTCAAG AACACAACCCCAGTTCCAGCACCAGGGGCAATAGGAAAGCAAGCTGTGGCACTTAGAATATCAGCAGACACAGCATCATTCGTGGGGTGTAGATTCTTGGGAGCGCAGGACACGCTCTATGACCATGTGGGTAGGCACTATTACAAGGATTGTTACATTGAAGGTTCTGTGGACTTCATCTTTGGCAATGGTCTATCTCTTTTCGAG ggatgtCACGTGCATGCAATAGCACAGAACATGGGGGCCCTAACAGCTCAAGGGAGGAGCAGCCTTTTAGACGACACGGGTTTCTCATTCGTGAACTGTAAGGTCACGGGCTCAGGAGCACTCTTCCTTGGGAGGGCATGGGGTCCTTTCTCTCGGGTCGTCTTCGCTTACACATACATGGACAACATTATCATTCCCAAAGGCTGGTATAACTGGGGTGACCCTAATCGTGAaat GACTGTGTTTTATGGGCAGTACAAGTGCACAGGACCAGGAGCTAGCTTTGCAGGGAGAGTGTCATGGTCCAGGGAACTTACTGATGAGGAAGCCAAGCCTTTTATTTCACTTAGCTTCATTGATGGGTCTGAATGGATTAAGTTGTAA
- the LOC109018691 gene encoding probable pectinesterase 53 isoform X2, producing MSKLRHAFYLLLLLLLFNVSPSRCHTKGFRPRNSMGKQLARNMTRTQFSEQQFMKWVKFVGKLKHTVFRTAKNKLFPSYTLTVAKHPGAGDFTSIQDAIDSLPFINLVRVVIKVHAGVYTEKVNIPQLKSYITIEGAGADKTIVQWGDTAQTPGPRGQPMGTYASATFAVNSPYFFAKNITFKNTTPVPAPGAIGKQAVALRISADTASFVGCRFLGAQDTLYDHVGRHYYKDCYIEGSVDFIFGNGLSLFEGCHVHAIAQNMGALTAQGRSSLLDDTGFSFVNCKVTGSGALFLGRAWGPFSRVVFAYTYMDNIIIPKGWYNWGDPNREMHTHVI from the exons ATGTCAAAACTAAGGCACGctttctatcttcttcttcttcttcttttgtttaacGTAAGCCCAAGTCGATGCCACACCAAAGGATTTCGACCGAGGAATTCAATGGGGAAGCAATTAGCAAGGAATATGACCCGAACCCAATTCTCAGAACAGCAATTTATGAAGTGGGTCAAGTTTGTAGGTAAACTCAAACACACTGTTTTCAGAACCGCAAAGAATAAGCTGTTCCCTTCTTACACTCTTACTGTGGCTAAACATCCGGGGGCCGGAGATTTCACATCAATTCAGGATGCGATTGATTCTTTACCATTTATCAACCTTGTGAGAGTGGTCATCAAGGTCCATGCAGGTGTTTACAC GGAGAAAGTTAACATACCGCAATTAAAATCCTACATAACCATTGAAGGAGCAGGCGCAGATAAAACAATTGTGCAATGGGGAGACACAGCCCAAACACCAGGACCAAGAGGGCAGCCCATGGGGACCTACGCTTCTGCAACTTTTGCTGTGAATTCCCCTTATTTCTTTGCCAAGAACATCACATTCAAG AACACAACCCCAGTTCCAGCACCAGGGGCAATAGGAAAGCAAGCTGTGGCACTTAGAATATCAGCAGACACAGCATCATTCGTGGGGTGTAGATTCTTGGGAGCGCAGGACACGCTCTATGACCATGTGGGTAGGCACTATTACAAGGATTGTTACATTGAAGGTTCTGTGGACTTCATCTTTGGCAATGGTCTATCTCTTTTCGAG ggatgtCACGTGCATGCAATAGCACAGAACATGGGGGCCCTAACAGCTCAAGGGAGGAGCAGCCTTTTAGACGACACGGGTTTCTCATTCGTGAACTGTAAGGTCACGGGCTCAGGAGCACTCTTCCTTGGGAGGGCATGGGGTCCTTTCTCTCGGGTCGTCTTCGCTTACACATACATGGACAACATTATCATTCCCAAAGGCTGGTATAACTGGGGTGACCCTAATCGTGAaat GCATACGCATGTTATCTAG